The DNA sequence CAATCCGGTAATGGATGATCCTCTCCAAAACAACCATGAGCAGTAACGCAGTCCCAACTTCAAGCCCAACCCTGATGAGAAGGCTTAAATCCGTCGAAGGAAAAGACCGTCGCGCCAATGGCACAAGCGTTTGGTAGGCCGGATAAAAAACCAGCGCGGTGGCGAATATCAGGACAATCTGTGAGAATAAAATGAGATATTGTGTGGTTCGGCTAAAAGAAACATGAGGAAACAACCTTGCTAATGCAAGCCATATCATGAGAAGGTGGTTTACGAAGGCAGTGGAATGAAATGCGAGGAAAGAGTGCCCGGTGGGTTACCTCCAAAATCGTAGGAGGACGCTTCGCCACTTCGGCGGCACGCTCGGCTCAACTGATGCGTTGTGGCTATCCCCAAAACCTTCGGAGGACGCTTCGCCATCAAGGCTGCAAAACTAACCTCCCACAGAGGGGCCACCGGGCCATCTCTAATTGAACCTGTTTATGGAAAACTTCCTACGCTCACTTCTTACTTAAAAGAAGCAACACAGCCAAGAGAGCGAGCACTATTGGAGTAGAAATCATAAACCTACCTCCTTGCTTGGTTTTTGGAATAAAACTACGGGCGGTAGTATATGAAGTTGAAAGACTCGTGTCAACCAAAAAATTGACAGCCTAAGTGCACAAGAACCCGCTCCAGCCAGCGTCACGCAACGAATGTACAGACCAGCGACGGTAGGCCAGCGGTCCATTCCCTGAGGCCAAAATCCGTCTGCCTGTGGTGATACTGTTGCCAGACGAGCTGGGCCACCCAGGCAACTCATTCCCTGAGGCCAAAATCTGTTTGCCTGCTTGGAGTGAATATCGAGCAGGGAGCTAATACTCTCCATAATTTACCGGATAGCCCTGTCGGTTCCATTCGAGCATTCCACCGGCAACAGACTGAACATTGGTGAAGCCTGCCTGCATCAAGATGCGCGCTGCTTTGGCCGATCGGACGCCACTCCGACACACTGTCAGGATGCACTTGTCACGATAAGGTTCCAGCTCGTGCAACCGGCAAGCCAGCTCCTGAACGGGCAGCAGGTAGGCCCCTTGAATATGTCCTAACTCGCCCCCGTATTCCTCCTCGGTCCGAACATCGAGCACAACGATTGTATCGCCGCCACTTTGCAACATGTGGTGAGCTTGCTCAGGAGAGATTGTCATCACGGGACAATCTGCTTCAACCTCGCTGATTGTTCCTTTGACTTCGCAGGCCGGCAAGTCCCTTGGAATCCAGACGGCGTTGGGGTCGCGTGTGCAGGCATAATTGGCGTTGAGTACATCCTTCATCCATTCGACAGGTGGAAGCGCCAGATTGCTCAGCCAGTAAACGTATTGCTCGCGCGAGGTGAATTGCAATCGTGGATTGGTCCGCCGTTCTTGTCCAAGCGTCGAGTACGTGTGTCCGTGATAATCATGAGCGGGAAAGACCAGAAAGTGATCGGCAAATTCTTTGAGTTTTTGCAGGCTATCGAAATGTTCGCCGGGGTCACCCGATGGTAAATCGGTCCGACCGGCGCCGCCTTCGCCGATGAAGAGAAAATCGCCGGTCAACAGTTTGTCTGCGACGACCAGCGTCATACTGTCGGACGTATGCCCAGGGGTGTGCCGACACAAGATAGAGAGGTCGCCGACTTGAATGGTATCGCCATCTGTCAGACGTTCAGTGACACATTGCGGCTTGGCCGACGCATGCATCACATAAGGCACGTTTAGATGATCCAGCAGCGCCGCGCCGCCCGAGAGATGGTCGGCATGAGTGTGAGTGTCAATAATGCAGACGGGCTGCCACTGCTCCTGCTCAAGCATTCTCAAATAATCCCCAACATGATCCAACAGCGGATCAACCAGCACGGCTTCGCGGGTCTTAGCTGAAGCAATCAGGTAAGTTCGACATGGTCCGGCGTTGAGTTGTTTGAATATCATAACCCCCTTTCGGATAGAGATGCGCTTCCATCGGTCTAGCTGATGATAACGTGCGATGGGCAGTCGCCAATTAGTTCAGCTTCCAAACAATCCGACCGCCGACGATCGTGTAAATGACTTGCGTCGCAACAATCTGGTTTGGATCAATCGTGAAAATATCCTGAGACAATACAACGATGTCAGCTAATTTGCCTGGTTCGAGTGTTCCCTTGTGCTGCTCGGCGAATTCCGCATAAGCATTGTTGATCGTATAGGCGCGGACGGCCTCTTCCACGCTGATCTTCTGCTCGGGCACCCAGCCCTGTGGATGTTGCCCATCAATCGTGCGGCGCGTCACCGCCGCGTCAATACCCAGCAATGGACTGAGTGGGGCGACGTTCCAATCCGACCCAAACGACAGTCGCGCCCCCGCATCAAGCAAGGAGCGAAAGGCATAGGTGGTCTTGCATCGTTGGCGACCGATCCGTTTCTCTGCCCAGCGGCCATCATCAATGGCATGATAGGGCTGCATGGACGGAATGACGCCGAGTTGGGCAAAACGTGGAATATCTTCAGGCCGCAAATGCTGCGCATGTTCGATGCGAAACCGACGATCACGCGGGCCGTTCTCCCGGCTCACCTGCTCAAACAGGTCTAATAGGACTTTGTTTGCACGATCGCCGATGGCATGAATGGAGACGGGCAAGCCGACTTTATCGGCGGCTGCCACCCGTCGTTTCATACGTCCAGGAGGCAGCATGTCTTCGTGCCACAATCCGCTGGTATGAGGCGCGTCCAGGTAGGGCTCAAAAAACAACGCTGTTGTTGAACCGAGCGAGCCATCAGCAAAACCTTTGAGGCCGCCGAGCCGTAACCAATGATCGCCTGCGCCGTGCCGGGCGATGTAATCGCGCTGGCGTTGCCACGAAGCAATCGGCGTGCGAGCATAGATGCGAACGGTCAATTCGCCGCGCCGATGAAATCGGCGGTAGACCTCCCAGTCGGCCCACGAGGTAATATCGTGAATCGAGGTCACACCGACGCGCGCAGCCTCTTTCATTGCCGCTCGTAACGCTTGATCTTGTTCTTGCTCACTTGGCGGTGGGATGACGCGCCAGACCAGGTCCATGGCGGCATCTTTCAACACGCCAGTCGGTTCGCCCGTGGCCGGGTCTCGAACAATGGTTCCACCCGGCGGGTCCTTGGTACGCTTGGTAATGCCGGCCAAGCGAAGCGCCAAGCTATTGGCCAAGCCCATGTGCCCATCCAGCCGCGTGACGAACACCGGATTGTGCTTGGTCAACGGATCAATCCACTCTTTTCTTGGTAACGGCGCGCCCGGCCAGTTCTCATGATCCCATTCACCGCCGG is a window from the Blastocatellia bacterium genome containing:
- a CDS encoding amidohydrolase family protein, giving the protein MTEVLVWVMMLLATWSVQSQQPGADLVLLNGKIWTGHSQQPWAQAIAVRGDRILAVGSVEQVRSLVDRHTEVIDLQGKLALPGFIDNHTHFMSGGFQLLTVSLRDAATQQEFARRLGEQAASLPPGRWITGGEWDHENWPGAPLPRKEWIDPLTKHNPVFVTRLDGHMGLANSLALRLAGITKRTKDPPGGTIVRDPATGEPTGVLKDAAMDLVWRVIPPPSEQEQDQALRAAMKEAARVGVTSIHDITSWADWEVYRRFHRRGELTVRIYARTPIASWQRQRDYIARHGAGDHWLRLGGLKGFADGSLGSTTALFFEPYLDAPHTSGLWHEDMLPPGRMKRRVAAADKVGLPVSIHAIGDRANKVLLDLFEQVSRENGPRDRRFRIEHAQHLRPEDIPRFAQLGVIPSMQPYHAIDDGRWAEKRIGRQRCKTTYAFRSLLDAGARLSFGSDWNVAPLSPLLGIDAAVTRRTIDGQHPQGWVPEQKISVEEAVRAYTINNAYAEFAEQHKGTLEPGKLADIVVLSQDIFTIDPNQIVATQVIYTIVGGRIVWKLN
- a CDS encoding MBL fold metallo-hydrolase, whose protein sequence is MIFKQLNAGPCRTYLIASAKTREAVLVDPLLDHVGDYLRMLEQEQWQPVCIIDTHTHADHLSGGAALLDHLNVPYVMHASAKPQCVTERLTDGDTIQVGDLSILCRHTPGHTSDSMTLVVADKLLTGDFLFIGEGGAGRTDLPSGDPGEHFDSLQKLKEFADHFLVFPAHDYHGHTYSTLGQERRTNPRLQFTSREQYVYWLSNLALPPVEWMKDVLNANYACTRDPNAVWIPRDLPACEVKGTISEVEADCPVMTISPEQAHHMLQSGGDTIVVLDVRTEEEYGGELGHIQGAYLLPVQELACRLHELEPYRDKCILTVCRSGVRSAKAARILMQAGFTNVQSVAGGMLEWNRQGYPVNYGEY